The window AGGTGTTAAATCTAAGATGTTACCACCGTTACCTTGTCCTTCTACTCTTGTTAAAGAAGGTCCATTAGCATAACTTGCTGCTTGAACCGTGCCTCCGTTTTGAGGTTCTGGAATATGCGGAATGCCCGTATAAACCTGAATATTATTTCTACCTTGTAAAAAAGGCACTTTTTGTCCGCCTATAGTAGCCGGATTTCCTTGATCATAGGTTTCATAATTATTCCAAGCATAAGATATCACCATATAGTAGTATTGTTTGTTATCTACTAAAGTAGGATTTCCAGAAGTATTGAATAAATCCTTGGTAATGTTAAAAGAATGGGTAATTCCATTGTTTGCCCCTGTTACTTCTAATGTAGGAACGTTGGCATTTAATGTTTGGTCAAATGTAAAATTAACCATTTGTATAATGGAATCGTGTACATCACATTGCGCTACTAAACGTGCTTGGTTCGGATCTAATAAATTAGACGCAGTAACTGAAGCATTTTGTAATTGGAAAATCTCATACCCTTCAAATACGTATTGTGTATCTTTGAACGTTTTAGCAATGGTCGCAGATGTTTGAGCATACTTTTCCAAATAATTATTAGAAGTTTGTTTATTGGAAAGCGTCAAAATCAATTCATTTTGGAGTTCTTGGATTGTTAAATCTGGAGCATCCGGACCATCCAATACTTTGAAACAATTGTCGAACAAAGCTTGTGCTTTATCATCTGCTGCTTGCAAAAGAGGTATCGGAGTTATATTATTTCCGTTAGTCGCTCTTGCCCAAACGGCTCCATCCGTTACATAATTAACAGCACCTGGATCTAATCGAAAAGGACCAGCAGATTGGATAAAACGTCTATCTCCAAAAGGGTTTGGAATCGCAGCTTCGTCCCAAATAGAGCCTGGATTAACTCCTCCAGTACCTTTGTAAGCGATGTCTGTTGTTGAGTTATTGAATGGATCACCAGGAAACATAAAATCGCATTTTACACCACCTGTATTATGTCCATTGCCGCCCCACTGCATGGGAGTTCCATCTCTCCAAACACCTTGTAAATAATTGTAATAATCCGTCGCATTTTGTGGATTTCCAACAATGGTAAAGTCATTGTTGTAGTACATAAATTTGGTCATCGGAATGTTTCCATGACTGTCTACAAAACTAGTTCCGTAACTGTCCACTCCTGCACCTGGTCCAACTGCTTTTGGTCCTTGAAAAAAGTCCACACCAATAGCTGGAGGATATTGACCATAAGGTAATTCTCCTGCTGGACAATTTTGGTCAATGGCTTCTCCATTATAACAATAGCCAAAGCCTCTTCCCACATCACAACCTACATAATCATCTGTACCGCAACCTAAGTCAGGATCTACCCATTGTCCGAAATACACATTGTTTACTTGATACGAAGAACGATTGATGACTTGGTATTGATAAAAGGTACAATTATTTATTTCATCATTGGTAGCAAAAGCGAAAGCTTGCGCCCTAATTTCTAATCCGATGGCTTGTCCTCCTGTTTCGGTATGGATATTTCCTTTATCGTTATACACCCACCAAATTGTTTGGTCGCCATAAAGTTGTCCTTGGCAAGTGGTGGCTTTTCCTGTTAAATTATAGGCAGGATAATCTCCTACGGAAGGATCGTAATGTCCATCTCCCACTACATCCACGAAAGGAGCTAAATACTTACCTTGCCCTTGAGATTGATCTCCATTACCTGGCCATGTTAAAATAGCCTGTGAAGGACCCGTATACCCCGGAGGAGGCGTTCCATGCAAAAAAGAATAATAATCTTGTACTTCTTGGCGAGTTATCAACCAATGTTTATCGTATTGGCTACAAACAGTTTGGTTGGTAGAAGCGGTAATTGTATCTAAAGGACCTGGCCAAAAGTCATTTCCATTTTGACGATACGTCATAGCAGCTATTTTTAACTGACCACCTGCATCAATACCTCCAATCCATAAAGCTCCAGCAAACAAGGCATCAACGCCTCCTCCTTTTGGTACTTCATACTTAGGATTCTGTAATAAATCCCACCACATATCTCCTCCGCCCAGTATTCTGGCTCGGACATTGTTAAAGTTCAAATCTTGCTGCGAGGTCGCAGGGTTACATGCGGATGCCAATGTAGTCGGTGGGGGGGCTGGACGATGTTGTCCAGACTGACCTACATTTTCTCTTGCAGTAACATTAGCCATAAATGCGATAGATGCTGCAAAGGCTAAGAGGTGATTACATTTAGTTTTCATGGTCGTTATTTTTATTGTTGTTTATTTTCTATACTCTATTTATAATATTAAAAATCCAAAGCTACTCCTATACGTATTCTTCTCGGTAAACTGTAATTGCTTGGATCATTCACTTTCACTCCATACAAATCGGTAAAAGATTGAGGGCTTGTTTGTGTCGCAATCAATTGTTGTCCTTGAGCTGAACTTAAAAAGCCATCATCTCCTGGATTTCCAGTAGCTCTATAAACAGCTAATACATTTTGTGTGTTAAATAAATTCAGCACTTGAACATAAATATCCAAATCTGCTTTTTTGCGACTATCTTCTCCTTCTTTTTTCTTACCGAAAGTTAAAGGAATATCTTTATCCACTTTTAAATCTGCTCTAAATTGCCATGGCAAATTCGATCCATTTGGATTTCCTTCGATAACGGATTGTTGAGCAACTCCAATTGCCACATTTTGTGTATTCACATCTCCTTGTGTAATATTGAACTGTCTGGTATAAGGTGTTCCCGAACCAAGACGGAATACTAAATTAGCTCCCATATTTGCCAACAATTGCAATGTTTTTTGTCCGTCTTTCCCTTTGTGTGTGGTTAAAGTAGGACCATTGTAATCGGAACCAGAAGGAAAACGATAATCAATATTTGTTACAAATTGATTCCGTTGGTCATAATCCAATGGAATAATTGTTCTAAGGTTAGGTAAGCCAGCACTCACTAAATTAATCTGCTCTGACGCATTAGAACCTGTTCCATCTGCAAATTGTAAAGTATAACTCGCAGTTAAACGAATATTATTTGTTCTTCTTAAATCATAAGCAATGGTTAATCCTTTTACGGTTCCAAAATCTACGTTTCCATAGGTGTTATAAGTAGTTGGATAAGCATCTACCACTCCTTGTACTTGAATCAAATCTCTAATTTCCCGATAAAATGCAGAAATAGTAATTGCTGAATTTTTACTTTCATTCAACGCTTGTCTGAAACCCAATTCATAATCGGTAGTTCTTTCTGGTAATAAATTCGGGTTGTTGATAACTGAACCAGCTTGTAATTGCTGTAAATACTCATAACTGAATGGGTCCAACCGATTTACTGCACCCGCTGCCGAACCTGCAGTAGGGCGTTGCGTCAATACATCATAATGTGCAAAAAAGTCAGCTACATCCGAAATAGGAAAAGAAAAAGCCAAACGTGGCATCACATTTATTTGTGGCGTATAGCTTTGGAAAGCAGCCGTTGTTAAAACCTGGTTGTTTGGGTTTTCCAAATATGGAGCTATTTTTCCGGTAGATGTTGCCAAAGCCAATACCGTAGGATCTTGTAATTGATTACCTTGTGAATCATACCAAGTACTTCCATTTCTGAATCCTACTATTTGAGTTGGATTGTTGACATCGTTCACATACACTACATAATTGGAACCGATGTTAGCAGGAATGGCACCTAAATTAGTTACCTCTGCGGCTGTTTTAGCAGGATACAACAAATAAGGATCGCTTAGCACTTGTTGATTAGCATCGTAACGGTCGATACGAACACCCACGTTAAATTTTAAATCTTTAAAATCGAAATGATCTTGAATATATCCTGCCACATAAATTGGACGGAAAGGGGCTACCTCTCTGGACAAATCACCTCTCGAATCTACCTTATTAAAATAATCACCTAAAGTTGGGTTGCCTGTTTGCGCACTTCCATCATAATTATAACCATAATAATTAACGTAAGAGCCTCCGCTGTTTAGTAAATCACTTGCACTAAACATGTTTAAAGAATACATACTTGGGTTATAGGAATCAATGTCCAACCATTGTGTGCTGTTTTGGGCTATCCCAAGTTCTTGTCTCAAGCTTTTATCAAAACGCGTTTGTGTACTTCCGTCGTACAAACGGTTGTATTCATAATAATTGTAAGTACCAGAACTTGCTACTATAGGATGCGCTGTGTCTAATTGAGTTAAATGTAAATTCGCCAATTGACGCATCAAAGTCCATAAACCGATTGGATTCACACTAAAATAACGGTCTGTTCTTTGTTCGTATTCAAAACCTACTTGAATCGCATGGTTTTTAATATTCGCAGAAAAATCCGTTACTACTCTAAACTGATTGTTATCTATAACAGTATATCCATTGTATTGGCGACCAGTATTGTACCATAACGAATAAATATTAGAAGGGCGATCTCCATTCAACATCCCCAAGCCTTGTTCTACTTGTGCACCAGTAGTTACGTTTTGTGCACCTGTGTATTTGTAAAAATCGCTCGTGTAAGCGGCTCCTTGAGCGTTGATATTGGAAGGAGTAAAGGTAAGTAAGGAATCCGAGAAAGCAGATTGATAATACCCTGCGGCATGTCCCGGTGTTCCATTTTGAAATTGATATGTTCTGGATTTATATTGATGAAACTGACCAACGTATCCATAATCGAATAAATTAGAACCTTGTGTCGCATCTTCTTGAATACTGTGATAATTGGTGTATCCAGCTTCTATACTATAATAAGCATTTCGGATATTCGACGTTGATTTTTCATCTTTAGATTGTGTGTCGGCGAAACGTTGTGTTAATCTGCCAAAAACTCTCCAAGTATTATTGGTGAATAAAGGATTGTGTGTTGGATTAAACAAAGCATAATCGTAAACAAAAGCATTGTATTTATTGTAATCCTCAGAACCGCCTAATGTTAATGTAATGTTTTTAGAAGGTGCATAATCCAACTTTGCATTTACGATAAACTCCGTAGAACCTACATTTTGGCGCGCTTTGATATGTGTTAAATCATTCATAGTAACATACTCCGCATTTCTCACAAAACCAGCGCCATTAGCTGCTGGAGAAATAGGATTGGCTTGCAATTGCGATAATACATCGCTGTTTACTTGATAAGCTCCAACAGCAGATGGACTTGGATCAATATCGTGTTCTGCTTGACCAGAAATAATAAATCCGAGTACCGATCTTTTTGTGTGGGTCGTGGTATCTTTTTTCATGATAAGCGGACCACCAAAACTAAAGTCAAATAAATTGTATCCGTAAGAATCTGTTAATTGAGACGAAACTGCTTCCACGCCACCAAAGTAAGTGCTTTGTGGTCCTTTTGTCGTAACGTTAATAACACCACCCGTTACATCTCCGTATTGTGCAGGAATACCTCCCGTAATAACGGAAATTTGCTCAATATCGCTTTGCGGAATGCTGCTGGAACCTCTTACTCTTTGTCCATCAATAAAAATAGCCGTTGTACTTTCTTCGTCAGCATCTGCATTACCAGTAGCACGCGCTCCTCTAACACTGATATTTGTTCCTTCATCTTGCTGATAAATACCCGGAACCGTGGATGCCACAGATCCCAAATCTTTGGATGCCATGTGCGTATAATCTTGCGCATCAATGGTTCCTCCAGTTTTCACATCTTTATCAATAATAGGAACTTTATATTCTACTTTCGTAAACGTTTTTAACTGAACGCCGTTTCCATTGTCCATCGCTGCAGGTACCTCCGATATTCTATCTGCATTTACAAAAATACCAGATATTTGCAATGGGTTGTATCCAAGCACTTGAATTTTTACATCATATTTCCCAGGAGGGAGTGGTTTAATATCGGCAATACCGTCAAAATCAGTTTGCCCGCTTCCAACTTGCGCGCCTCCATTTTCAACCACCACAGCAGCAAAAGGAATGCCCTGTTTCGTTGTTTTATCAACAACTTTCACTTTCATCTCGCCGGTTTGAGCCAACACTAATGTTGTTCCGACAAAAAAAACAGCTAACGTAGCGTAGAGTTTACGTATCATATTAAATAGGTTTAATGTTTAGTTTTCCTCGTGCAAAAAATAGAGGTCGTAAATATAGAAATAATAAAACTTAATTTCCAAATATTTTTTTTTATGTGCTTGGAAATAATACCGTTAAATTATTTCCGTCCTCTGCAGCCAGCAATAAAAGCAAGGCTTTGCGCGAAACGAAAAAACATTTCAATAAATTTCAAATTTTATGATTGTTCACTTCAGAACAAAAAGGGGGGAATTTTTTTAATGATAAGTCAACGAACTAAAAAACAAATCTGCTGCTTATATGGACAAAGATATACAAAAAGTTTCATCCTATCCAAATTTATTTTTGGAAATTATTTTTTTACGTTCGAAAAATTATTTTTTCGTGGCTCTTTTTTCGAACCAACGTTTTACAAAAAACTCTCGTTTGTTTTGATTGACACGCGCGGCATGGCGACGATCTTTCCGCATCCGTTTTTGCACTTTTTTTGTTTGCGTTTCCTTTTGATAATCACGAATTTTTTTCTTTTCTGCTCTATCTTGCAAGCGTTTTTGTTTCCAAGCTTTTTTATCTGCTTGTCTTTGTGCGCGCGAGGTAGGTGGACTTTTCTGCGCAGCATTTTCTTGCGAAAACGCCATCACCGGCAAGGCTAAAAAAGCCATCAGAAAAATAATTTTTCGAACTATTTTTAGTTTTTCATTCACGATGCAAAGATAACGTTTAAAAAAATAATTTTTCGAGCATCAAAAAACACATTCGAAAAAATAATTTTTCAAACCGATTTTTTGGTGGTGAAATTATTTGCTGTGTTTTTCTACTCCGTTTCCGTAGTAATGGCACGTTAAAATAGAATCCATTTTTGTTTCGCCTTTCGCGATGGAATGCGCTTTTTGAAGCGTTTCTTTGTCCAATAAGTTAGCCAAAGGTTGCTCCACATTTAAAAAATTTTGGAAGGCAGAAATTAATTTTTCATCCCAAATTTTATGATTATTTAAAATATCATCGGGCATTACACGCGTGCGCGTGCAGCCTTTTTCAGGAACGCAATCAAAGGGTTCCGACACATTCAAATAACCGTAATCGTCCGTCAATTGTTCTCCTGGTAAAATATCGCGCACCGCAATTTCAAATTCGTACGCCGTGCTAATGCAGCTGGAATTGAAGCTATGATTGACAAATCTGGAATTATCCCAACACAAAATAAAATGTCCTTTATTGTTTCGATAACTATAAACGTCCAAAATAGTGTGATAAGGTTCCTCCATTTCCTCCATTTCTTTTGGAGAGAAAATACGATCAAACTTATCTAAAGCCCACGTAATTGTGCCTTTTGGAATGAGTTGAGTGGCTACCACTCCGTAACCAATTTCATCACTAATAAAACGAACTTCTGTATGAGGGTGTATCATGCAATTTTTTTGAAAAAACGAAGTAAATGTATTTTAAATGTGAATAAAAAACACAATTGTTTGTTTATTTTATTTAATTGAAAATCAATATATTGAAAAATTATTTTTCCGAAGCCTTATTTTTGCCTGAAATAAAAAGGTAGAAAAGTCATCTCAAAAAAATAATTTTTCGAAGCATTAAATATGCACTTATTTTTATTTTTCATCTTTTATAATAAAAAAATACTATTTTTGAAAACTCAATTTTGAAAATATCAAGAAACAATAAAACGCTTTTACGATAATGAAAATACGACTATTACAAATCAAAAGCATTTCGCTGATTTTAGCCGCCTTCTCTTTGCTCTCTTTCGGATGCAAAAGCAGCGGAGATAAGTCTTCAGATGCTTCTACGGCACCGAAAATAGACAGCAACAAAACAACAGTTGTAAATGTAAACGGACATTTATTCAGCATTCCTTCGCCCATTCAAACTGCTTTTTTAATCCAAAAAAGTGGGGCAACGTACGACAAAACGATTTTAAATCCAGCTCAAAAAACGGCCAATTACACTTCTAATTTTCAGAAAGCCATTAATTTAGGCATTTACGGAGCAGATTTGGGTTATGTAACAATGTATGATCAACCGCAAGATGCCATTGCCTATTTGCATTCCGTAAAAGGATTGGCAGATGCTTTGGGCGTTTCTTCCGCATTCAGCAAAGAAACCTTGGAACGCTTTGAAAAAAATATTGGGAATAAAGATTCTTTATTAATGTTGGTTTCCGTGGCGTATCGCGAAAGTGATGCCTATTTGAAAAACAATCAACGCAACAATGTAAGCGGATTGATTTTAGCTGGCGGTTGGATTGAAAGTTTAAATTTTGCGACGATTGTTTCAAAAACAAAAAACACAACAGAAATTCAAAATCGTATTGCCGATCAAAAAACATCTTTGCAAAGTTTAATCGCAATGTTAACACCTTATGCAGACGATGCTGATTATAAAAAATTAGTAGATAATTTAAACGATTTATCAAAGTTATTTGAAACGGTTCAAATCAATTACGAATATATAAAACCAACTGTTGACGTGCCGAATAAAACAACCACCATCAACAGTAAATCGGATGTTAAAATTACAAGCGAACAAATACAGGCAATTACTCAAAAAATTCAATCCATCAGAACACAAATTGTAGGCTAAAATGAAAAAGGGAATACTTAAATTTTTATTAGTGGCGTGTGGCTTCGTATATGCGAGCACAGCGTCAGCACAGTGCGATACGATTGCAAACGTTTGCGCAAAACATTTGGAAACGGGTTTTATATCTGACGGACAACAATACCGTGCACTTTTATTGAACTCAGATGAAACAGCAGAATTTCATGCTACTTTTTACGGGGGATCTACATACAGAATTGCTGCTTGCAGTGGATTGACAGACGGAAATTTAATTTTCTCAGTATATGATAGTCAACGTAATTTATTGTTTACCAATAAAGATTATAGCAACGCAGCGTATTGGGATTTTAAAGTTACGTCCACATTGGATTGTACCATTGAAGCACATTTAGATCCCTCAACCAATCAAGGTTCCGGATGTGCCGTGATTTTAATCGGCTTTAAACAATAAGAACTTATTTTATTTCTGTAAAAGGACATGATACACTTTCGTATGATGTCTTTTTTTTATATTTTTAGCTTCTCATCACAAATACAAAATGTAATTTATGAGTGAACGAATTCTGAAAGCCTTAATGCAATTGTTCGCAATTATTGCGCGCGTGGATGGCATTACCAATAATGGGCGCGAGATTGTTCAGTCGTTTTTAAAACAACAACTCAATCAAGAATTGGTAGATCAATACTTGGTTATTTTTGATGGCTTTTTAGAAGTGCTTCATCAATCATCGAAAAAAAAAGACGGCAGCGAAAAACGTACTTCACTTAATTCCGTTAAAGTTTTACGAATTTGTACTCAGATAAATGCAGAATTAACGCAGAAACAAAAAATTGTTGTCCTCATCCGTTTGCTCGAATTTGTTAATTCGAATCAGGAAATCAGTCCGCAGGAATTAGAATTTGTTTCTACCGTTTCGGAAACATTTAACATCGAAGAAGGTGAATTTAAACGCTGCATGAATTTTGTGAAAATGGGATTGGAAACAGTTCCTGATTCTGACAAAATTTTAATTATTGATCACACTAAAAATCCGTCTTTTCATCTTACAAAACATATTTTTTCGGAAACACTTTCTGGACAACTCAGAGTACTGAATATTCCGAGTGTTAACATGTACGCGATTCGTTATTTCGGTGCAAGCGAATTGCACTTGAACGGACAATTAATGGTCGGCGATCGTATTTATATTCTCACGCAAGGCTCGTCGATACGCAGTTCCAAAGTACAACCAATTTATTACAGCGATATTATCAGTTCTTTTTTAAGCGATAAATCTAAATCCAAAATAACATTTATTGCCAAAAATATTGACTATAAATTTAAAGGTGGAAAAACAGGATTGCACAATATTAATATTGCAGAAGATTCCGGAAAATTAATTGGGATTATGGGTGGCAGCGGTGCTGGGAAATCTACCTTGTTAAATGTTTTAAACGGAAATGAAAAGCCTTCGAAAGGAGAAATTTTAATCAATGGAATAAATATTCATTCAAAAATCTCCAATATCGAAGGTGTTATCGGACATGTTTCGCAAGATGATTTATTGATTGAAGAATTAACAGTTTTTCAAAATCTTTTTTACAATGCAAAACTTTGTTTCGGTAATTTAAATGATGCTGAAATTACAAAAATAGTACTCAATTTGCTTACCAACATTGGCTTGTACGAAACCAAAGATTTAAAAGTTGGAAGTCCGTTGGATAAAAAAATAAGTGGCGGACAACGTAAGCGACTCAATATTGCGCTGGAATTAATTCGCGAACCTTCGGTTCTTTTTGTAGATGAACCCACTTCTGGATTGTCTTCCAGAGATTCTGAAAACATTATGGATTTGCTGAAAGAATTGGCGTTGAAAGGAAAATTAATTTTTGTGGTGATTCATCAGCC of the Bacteroidia bacterium genome contains:
- a CDS encoding T9SS C-terminal target domain-containing protein, whose protein sequence is MKTKCNHLLAFAASIAFMANVTARENVGQSGQHRPAPPPTTLASACNPATSQQDLNFNNVRARILGGGDMWWDLLQNPKYEVPKGGGVDALFAGALWIGGIDAGGQLKIAAMTYRQNGNDFWPGPLDTITASTNQTVCSQYDKHWLITRQEVQDYYSFLHGTPPPGYTGPSQAILTWPGNGDQSQGQGKYLAPFVDVVGDGHYDPSVGDYPAYNLTGKATTCQGQLYGDQTIWWVYNDKGNIHTETGGQAIGLEIRAQAFAFATNDEINNCTFYQYQVINRSSYQVNNVYFGQWVDPDLGCGTDDYVGCDVGRGFGYCYNGEAIDQNCPAGELPYGQYPPAIGVDFFQGPKAVGPGAGVDSYGTSFVDSHGNIPMTKFMYYNNDFTIVGNPQNATDYYNYLQGVWRDGTPMQWGGNGHNTGGVKCDFMFPGDPFNNSTTDIAYKGTGGVNPGSIWDEAAIPNPFGDRRFIQSAGPFRLDPGAVNYVTDGAVWARATNGNNITPIPLLQAADDKAQALFDNCFKVLDGPDAPDLTIQELQNELILTLSNKQTSNNYLEKYAQTSATIAKTFKDTQYVFEGYEIFQLQNASVTASNLLDPNQARLVAQCDVHDSIIQMVNFTFDQTLNANVPTLEVTGANNGITHSFNITKDLFNTSGNPTLVDNKQYYYMVISYAWNNYETYDQGNPATIGGQKVPFLQGRNNIQVYTGIPHIPEPQNGGTVQAASYANGPSLTRVEGQGNGGNILDLTPQTVTNILNSPTNSVTTPTYVNGGGPVLVKVIDPLNVPNNNFVLKFYQGVNYNSHWTLTDLTTGVIVKSDTTIHSNNEQIIPQWGLSVVAQQVSVPGTQAPTTFNTVGQTLPLTTSAILPSSGVLQATMTFADPTKNWLTGVPYQGGGQPQTWIMSGTVSLPAPPASAPAYNSYKIGAKWADPNGDFTKIIGGTWAPYFMCLHTDASNTSLGGPQCNSSVPQLSKLSDLASIDVVITADKSKWSRCPVFEMEEASSLAIGNASKLDIRKSPSVDKNGVANYPSTDNSDFAMGMGWFPGYAINVETGERLNICFGEDSWLTSENGADMKWDPTADLYSNPVNFNNPALSELWGGKHYIYVFGHNGDSPTSVSKYDAGFKMRTLLDDASGPTNAVNKRSVFADAMWVNIPLLNAGHQLLETDVKIRIRVGRPYMRAYAARYGASNAAPSIDSASPAQNTNYPMYTFNTADLQTKTSNLNAAQNALALINIVPNPYYAYSAYETNAVDNRVKITCLPQNCTITIFTLNGTLIRLYKKNSPVTYLDWDLKNQAEVPIASGMYIIHVDVPGVGEKTLKWFGVMRPIDLNSF
- a CDS encoding TonB-dependent receptor, translating into MIRKLYATLAVFFVGTTLVLAQTGEMKVKVVDKTTKQGIPFAAVVVENGGAQVGSGQTDFDGIADIKPLPPGKYDVKIQVLGYNPLQISGIFVNADRISEVPAAMDNGNGVQLKTFTKVEYKVPIIDKDVKTGGTIDAQDYTHMASKDLGSVASTVPGIYQQDEGTNISVRGARATGNADADEESTTAIFIDGQRVRGSSSIPQSDIEQISVITGGIPAQYGDVTGGVINVTTKGPQSTYFGGVEAVSSQLTDSYGYNLFDFSFGGPLIMKKDTTTHTKRSVLGFIISGQAEHDIDPSPSAVGAYQVNSDVLSQLQANPISPAANGAGFVRNAEYVTMNDLTHIKARQNVGSTEFIVNAKLDYAPSKNITLTLGGSEDYNKYNAFVYDYALFNPTHNPLFTNNTWRVFGRLTQRFADTQSKDEKSTSNIRNAYYSIEAGYTNYHSIQEDATQGSNLFDYGYVGQFHQYKSRTYQFQNGTPGHAAGYYQSAFSDSLLTFTPSNINAQGAAYTSDFYKYTGAQNVTTGAQVEQGLGMLNGDRPSNIYSLWYNTGRQYNGYTVIDNNQFRVVTDFSANIKNHAIQVGFEYEQRTDRYFSVNPIGLWTLMRQLANLHLTQLDTAHPIVASSGTYNYYEYNRLYDGSTQTRFDKSLRQELGIAQNSTQWLDIDSYNPSMYSLNMFSASDLLNSGGSYVNYYGYNYDGSAQTGNPTLGDYFNKVDSRGDLSREVAPFRPIYVAGYIQDHFDFKDLKFNVGVRIDRYDANQQVLSDPYLLYPAKTAAEVTNLGAIPANIGSNYVVYVNDVNNPTQIVGFRNGSTWYDSQGNQLQDPTVLALATSTGKIAPYLENPNNQVLTTAAFQSYTPQINVMPRLAFSFPISDVADFFAHYDVLTQRPTAGSAAGAVNRLDPFSYEYLQQLQAGSVINNPNLLPERTTDYELGFRQALNESKNSAITISAFYREIRDLIQVQGVVDAYPTTYNTYGNVDFGTVKGLTIAYDLRRTNNIRLTASYTLQFADGTGSNASEQINLVSAGLPNLRTIIPLDYDQRNQFVTNIDYRFPSGSDYNGPTLTTHKGKDGQKTLQLLANMGANLVFRLGSGTPYTRQFNITQGDVNTQNVAIGVAQQSVIEGNPNGSNLPWQFRADLKVDKDIPLTFGKKKEGEDSRKKADLDIYVQVLNLFNTQNVLAVYRATGNPGDDGFLSSAQGQQLIATQTSPQSFTDLYGVKVNDPSNYSLPRRIRIGVALDF
- a CDS encoding SET domain-containing protein; the encoded protein is MIHPHTEVRFISDEIGYGVVATQLIPKGTITWALDKFDRIFSPKEMEEMEEPYHTILDVYSYRNNKGHFILCWDNSRFVNHSFNSSCISTAYEFEIAVRDILPGEQLTDDYGYLNVSEPFDCVPEKGCTRTRVMPDDILNNHKIWDEKLISAFQNFLNVEQPLANLLDKETLQKAHSIAKGETKMDSILTCHYYGNGVEKHSK